One genomic region from Yersinia canariae encodes:
- a CDS encoding sugar kinase — MTSKNIAVIGECMIELSQKGTDLSRGFGGDTLNTAVYVARQVPKQALNVHYVTALGTDSFSNEMLNAWQQENIDTSLIQRLDNKLPGLYVIETDSTGERTFYYWRNDAAARFWLSSPQADEICQRLEKFDYLYLSGISLAILDSTSRQRLLKLLRACRANGGKVIFDNNYRPRLWQSKEETQEAYRDMLACTDIAFLTLDDEDMLWGEKSLEQVIERTQNLGVSEIVIKRGADSCIVWVKEGFEAHQYDVPAVKLPKEKVVDTTAAGDSFSAGYLAVRLTGGSAHDAAVRGHLTASTVIQYRGAIIPLAAMPAV, encoded by the coding sequence ATGACCAGCAAAAATATTGCCGTTATCGGCGAATGCATGATTGAACTGTCACAAAAAGGTACCGACCTTAGCCGGGGCTTTGGCGGTGATACGCTGAATACTGCGGTATATGTTGCCCGTCAGGTGCCAAAGCAGGCCCTGAATGTTCATTACGTTACGGCCCTGGGTACTGACAGCTTCAGTAACGAGATGCTGAACGCCTGGCAACAAGAGAACATCGACACCTCCCTCATTCAGCGTCTGGATAATAAATTGCCGGGGTTGTATGTCATTGAGACTGACAGCACAGGCGAGCGCACTTTCTATTATTGGCGTAATGATGCTGCTGCACGTTTCTGGTTGAGCAGCCCACAGGCCGATGAAATCTGCCAGCGCCTGGAAAAGTTTGATTATCTGTATCTTAGCGGTATCAGCCTGGCTATCCTTGACAGTACTTCACGCCAGCGCTTACTGAAATTGCTTCGCGCCTGCCGTGCTAACGGTGGCAAAGTTATCTTTGATAATAACTACCGCCCTCGTCTGTGGCAGAGCAAAGAAGAGACTCAAGAAGCCTACCGCGATATGTTGGCCTGCACTGATATCGCCTTCCTGACACTGGATGACGAAGATATGCTGTGGGGTGAGAAATCGCTGGAGCAAGTCATTGAGCGCACACAGAATTTAGGCGTGAGCGAAATAGTGATTAAGCGCGGCGCAGACTCCTGTATCGTCTGGGTGAAAGAGGGTTTTGAAGCCCACCAGTATGATGTTCCTGCGGTTAAACTGCCGAAAGAGAAAGTGGTCGATACTACGGCTGCCGGGGATTCTTTCAGTGCCGGTTATCTGGCTGTTCGCCTGACCGGTGGCAGCGCACATGACGCCGCCGTACGCGGGCACTTAACCGCCAGCACCGTGATTCAATATCGTGGCGCAATCATCCCACTGGCGGCCATGCCTGCGGTGTGA
- the pdeH gene encoding cyclic-guanylate-specific phosphodiesterase, translating to MATKLMMTNKVSGLLAPSFAAIDRNKGQSFWRQCQRRYTFQPIYRTSGALLAIELLTAVFHPSSPDTRLNPEDYFSSISIRARLDVVLEQLNMVKQWHAIFVHHSVLVSINIDGQALMAMQDDQQAKVLIDAMPYIRFELLEHVDTSLDTPFARIAEADRLWLDDFGSGLANFTSFISWRYEYIKVARDLFIVLQESDVGNQLFFTLVTLMGSYSKGVIVEGVETSQEWAMVQRSDAVAAQGYYLSRPTSFDRLQSLPMLFCG from the coding sequence ATGGCGACTAAACTGATGATGACCAATAAAGTATCAGGTTTACTTGCGCCATCCTTTGCCGCCATTGATCGTAATAAAGGACAGAGCTTCTGGCGGCAATGTCAGCGTCGGTACACTTTTCAACCTATCTATCGCACCTCTGGTGCGTTGCTGGCCATTGAGCTGCTTACGGCTGTTTTTCATCCCTCATCGCCGGATACTCGATTGAATCCAGAGGATTATTTTAGTTCTATCAGCATCCGCGCCCGTCTGGATGTAGTGCTCGAACAGTTGAATATGGTGAAGCAGTGGCATGCAATATTTGTGCATCATTCGGTGCTGGTCTCAATCAACATTGATGGTCAGGCGCTAATGGCGATGCAAGATGATCAGCAGGCTAAAGTGCTCATCGATGCCATGCCTTATATTCGTTTTGAATTGCTAGAGCATGTCGATACCTCTCTGGATACTCCGTTTGCGCGTATTGCTGAAGCAGACCGGCTTTGGCTGGATGATTTTGGCAGTGGGCTGGCGAATTTCACTTCATTTATTAGCTGGCGCTATGAATACATCAAAGTTGCCAGAGATCTGTTTATCGTGCTGCAAGAGAGTGATGTTGGGAATCAACTGTTTTTCACCTTGGTCACCTTGATGGGCAGTTACAGTAAAGGTGTGATTGTTGAAGGGGTGGAAACCTCACAAGAATGGGCGATGGTACAGCGCTCTGATGCGGTTGCAGCACAAGGTTATTACCTCTCCCGTCCCACATCATTTGATCGTTTGCAGAGTCTCCCGATGTTGTTTTGCGGCTAA
- a CDS encoding AsmA family protein: MTKTGKVLTGIVGVILLLLVAAIVFIMTFDWNRLKPTINEKVSTELQRPFAIRGNLGVDWSRKGDEPGWRGWVPWPHIHAEDLVLGNPPNLASDKANGQTGDAKDKTHTTAFPAGDMVTLKRIDASIAPLALLAKEVLIPRIWLTQPDANLLRLANGKNNWTFNLANSPAEDKSASSDWSVNINDIVFDRGNITLKDAVLKADLHAVIDPLGKPLPFAEVAGARDEKKDKQPAEKRQNNAPDFVFGWKVDGKYQSQPLTGSGKIGGMLSMSDASIPFPLQADVRSGSTRVVVAGTLTDPGNLAGLDLQLKFSGVSLDNLYPLIGVLLPATPPYNTDGHLIASLKQAGGAVYRYENFNGKIGDSDIHGNLTYTSSQPRPKLIGNMSSNKLRFADLAPLIGADSNQEKANRGERSRQPSNKVLPTEKFDTKSWAVMDADVTYAAKRIDRDKSLPLTDLSTHVVLNNGELLLDPLRFGMAGGNLNATLRLNGNQDPMHGKIDLHARRLQLKELLPQVQAMRNSLGQLNGDASFTATGNSVASLLATSNGNLRLLLNQGLISRSLMELLGLNVGNYLVAKLFGDDEVKINCAVADVQIRHGLATPRLFVIDTENAIINITGNINFATERLDLSIDPESKGLRILTLRSPLYVKGTFKQPDAGVKAGPLLARGAVAAVLGVALTPAAALLALISPSEAEENQCTPFLQKMKQKK, from the coding sequence ATGACCAAAACCGGAAAAGTGCTGACGGGCATTGTCGGGGTTATTCTGCTGCTACTGGTAGCAGCCATCGTGTTTATTATGACTTTCGACTGGAATCGTCTAAAGCCAACCATTAATGAAAAAGTCTCTACTGAACTGCAACGACCTTTCGCCATCCGTGGCAACCTTGGGGTGGATTGGTCACGTAAAGGTGATGAACCTGGCTGGCGTGGTTGGGTGCCGTGGCCGCATATCCACGCTGAGGATTTGGTGCTGGGCAACCCGCCAAACTTAGCCAGTGATAAAGCGAATGGTCAGACCGGCGATGCAAAGGACAAGACACACACTACGGCATTTCCTGCCGGAGATATGGTCACCCTGAAGCGGATTGATGCCAGCATTGCGCCATTGGCCTTGCTGGCGAAGGAAGTCTTGATACCGCGTATCTGGCTGACGCAACCGGATGCCAACTTACTGCGTCTGGCAAATGGTAAGAATAATTGGACGTTTAATCTGGCCAACAGTCCTGCTGAAGATAAGAGCGCTTCCTCAGATTGGTCGGTGAACATCAATGATATTGTCTTTGATCGCGGCAATATCACTCTGAAAGATGCTGTGCTGAAAGCGGATTTGCATGCGGTGATAGACCCGCTTGGTAAGCCGCTGCCGTTTGCTGAGGTGGCCGGTGCGCGTGATGAGAAAAAGGATAAGCAACCTGCTGAAAAGCGGCAGAATAATGCGCCAGATTTTGTGTTCGGTTGGAAAGTTGATGGTAAGTATCAGAGCCAGCCTTTGACCGGCAGCGGCAAAATCGGCGGTATGTTGTCGATGAGTGACGCGAGCATTCCCTTCCCATTGCAGGCGGATGTTCGCTCAGGTTCCACCCGCGTCGTAGTGGCCGGTACATTAACTGACCCCGGCAATTTAGCGGGGTTAGATCTGCAATTGAAATTCTCTGGTGTCAGCCTGGATAACCTCTACCCGTTGATTGGGGTGCTACTGCCCGCCACTCCTCCTTACAACACTGATGGCCACTTAATTGCGAGCCTCAAGCAGGCGGGGGGAGCCGTTTATCGCTATGAAAACTTTAATGGAAAAATTGGTGACAGTGATATCCATGGCAACCTGACTTACACCAGCAGTCAGCCTCGCCCGAAATTAATCGGCAATATGTCATCCAATAAATTGCGTTTTGCTGATTTGGCTCCTTTGATTGGTGCTGACTCCAATCAGGAAAAAGCCAACCGTGGTGAGCGCAGCCGCCAACCCAGCAATAAGGTGTTGCCGACTGAGAAGTTTGATACCAAAAGTTGGGCTGTGATGGATGCTGATGTCACTTATGCCGCTAAGCGTATCGATCGTGATAAATCATTACCGCTGACTGACCTGTCCACTCACGTGGTGCTTAATAATGGGGAATTGCTGCTCGACCCACTACGATTTGGCATGGCGGGGGGGAACCTCAATGCCACTCTGCGCCTCAACGGCAACCAAGACCCCATGCACGGAAAAATTGATTTACATGCCCGCCGCTTGCAACTCAAAGAGCTATTGCCACAGGTACAGGCGATGCGAAACAGCTTGGGGCAATTAAATGGCGATGCGTCATTTACTGCCACGGGCAACTCGGTTGCTTCTCTGCTTGCCACCAGTAATGGCAACCTGCGTTTGTTACTGAATCAGGGGTTAATTAGCCGTAGCTTGATGGAGTTACTCGGTCTGAATGTGGGTAACTATCTGGTGGCGAAGCTGTTTGGTGATGATGAGGTCAAAATTAACTGTGCGGTGGCGGATGTTCAAATACGTCATGGTTTGGCCACGCCACGTTTGTTTGTCATTGATACCGAGAATGCCATTATCAACATTACCGGTAATATCAATTTTGCTACTGAGCGGCTGGATTTATCCATTGATCCGGAGAGTAAAGGGCTGCGAATCCTGACCTTGCGTTCTCCGCTGTATGTGAAAGGAACATTTAAACAGCCGGATGCGGGGGTCAAAGCGGGGCCTTTGCTTGCTCGTGGCGCAGTTGCCGCCGTTTTGGGGGTGGCACTTACTCCCGCCGCCGCGTTGTTAGCACTGATTTCCCCTAGTGAGGCAGAGGAAAACCAGTGCACGCCATTCCTACAAAAAATGAAGCAGAAAAAATAA
- the yhjD gene encoding inner membrane protein YhjD — MPNAPRDNPAPLTAGIETGKKAISFMARITDCVKAHPAIAHIIRATERFNDRLGSQFGAAITYFSFLSLIPILMVSFAAVGFVLASNPDLLAELINKIVNTISDPSLAATLKNTVNTAIQQRTTVGLTGLVIALYSGISWMGNLREAIRAQSRDVWERNPQDQEKFYYRYARDFISLTGLVIALIITLSLTSIAGAAQSAIVDALGLGGIEWLRPVMTLIALSISIAANYLLFLWIFWILPRHKPKKKALLRGTLIAAIGFEIIKFIMTMMLPRLASSPSGAAFGSVIGLMAFFYFFARLTLFCAAWIATARYAEDGTLPQESSNKEPQ; from the coding sequence ATGCCGAACGCACCGCGAGACAACCCAGCACCGCTGACCGCTGGGATTGAAACTGGCAAAAAAGCAATTTCCTTCATGGCACGGATAACTGACTGCGTAAAAGCGCACCCCGCCATAGCCCATATTATCCGTGCAACAGAACGTTTCAATGATAGGCTGGGCAGTCAGTTTGGCGCCGCTATTACTTATTTTTCATTTCTGTCACTTATTCCTATTTTGATGGTTTCTTTTGCCGCCGTGGGTTTTGTATTAGCCTCTAACCCCGACTTATTGGCTGAATTAATTAACAAAATTGTTAATACCATCAGTGACCCAAGTTTGGCCGCCACCCTTAAAAATACCGTGAATACCGCTATTCAGCAGCGCACGACCGTGGGATTAACCGGCTTAGTGATTGCGCTTTATTCTGGTATCAGTTGGATGGGAAACCTACGCGAAGCTATTCGTGCGCAGTCACGGGATGTATGGGAACGCAATCCACAAGATCAGGAAAAGTTTTATTACCGCTATGCCCGTGATTTTATCTCACTCACCGGGTTGGTTATCGCGCTAATTATTACCCTTTCACTCACATCAATTGCAGGTGCGGCACAGTCTGCAATTGTCGATGCATTAGGGCTGGGAGGGATTGAGTGGTTGCGCCCGGTCATGACACTGATTGCCTTGTCTATCTCTATTGCGGCTAATTATCTGTTATTCCTGTGGATATTCTGGATTCTGCCGCGACATAAACCGAAGAAAAAAGCGCTGCTGCGGGGCACCCTGATTGCTGCTATCGGCTTTGAAATAATCAAATTCATCATGACCATGATGTTACCGCGCCTTGCCAGCTCTCCATCGGGAGCAGCCTTTGGCTCCGTGATTGGCTTAATGGCCTTTTTCTACTTTTTCGCGCGCTTGACCTTATTTTGTGCTGCCTGGATAGCAACAGCCCGCTATGCCGAGGACGGAACCTTACCTCAAGAGTCGAGCAATAAAGAACCACAATAG
- a CDS encoding CDP-diacylglycerol diphosphatase has translation MSRYIKKPWFLLILLIITLLGIGYKLRFSNADALWKIVSQQCVPHMEAEHNPQPCVAVDKQAGFVVYKDMHGPLQYLLMPTAKISGIESPPLLDSSAPNYFFDAWQARHFMADKYGAPIDDADISLAINSKYGRSQDQLHIHISCLNPQVKAALKAQAANFRQQWQPLPGGLLGHDYLVRRATAEELQQSGAFRLLADEIPEAKNEMGRYGLAMTALPDGTFLLLASKASLAKLHRASVEELQDHSCKLLPQPPRH, from the coding sequence ATGTCTCGTTATATAAAAAAGCCGTGGTTTTTACTCATATTGCTGATAATTACTCTGCTCGGCATTGGGTATAAGTTGCGCTTTAGCAATGCGGACGCGCTGTGGAAAATCGTTAGCCAGCAATGTGTTCCCCATATGGAGGCGGAGCATAATCCACAACCTTGCGTGGCGGTCGATAAACAAGCGGGTTTCGTGGTGTATAAAGACATGCACGGGCCATTGCAGTATTTGTTGATGCCGACGGCGAAAATCAGCGGCATAGAAAGCCCACCGTTATTAGACTCCAGCGCGCCAAACTATTTTTTTGATGCCTGGCAAGCGCGCCATTTTATGGCGGATAAGTACGGCGCTCCCATTGATGATGCGGATATCTCGCTCGCCATAAACTCAAAATATGGCCGCAGTCAGGATCAATTACATATTCATATTTCTTGCCTAAATCCGCAGGTAAAAGCCGCACTGAAGGCACAAGCCGCCAATTTCCGTCAGCAGTGGCAACCCTTGCCGGGGGGCTTATTGGGCCATGATTATCTGGTACGGCGGGCTACGGCGGAGGAATTACAACAATCAGGTGCTTTTCGTCTGTTAGCGGATGAGATACCAGAAGCGAAAAATGAAATGGGCCGTTATGGTTTAGCTATGACAGCATTACCGGATGGCACTTTTTTACTCCTCGCCAGCAAAGCTAGCTTGGCCAAATTGCATCGGGCATCGGTGGAGGAGTTGCAAGATCACAGCTGTAAACTGCTCCCCCAACCACCGAGACATTAA
- a CDS encoding 2-hydroxymuconate tautomerase family protein, with protein MPYVNIKITREGATAEQKKQLIAGVTQLLVDTLGKNPATTVVVIDEVDTDNWGIGGHSVTDLRKSS; from the coding sequence ATGCCTTATGTAAATATTAAAATTACTCGTGAAGGGGCGACAGCGGAGCAGAAAAAACAGCTCATTGCCGGAGTCACCCAACTATTGGTCGATACTCTGGGGAAAAATCCGGCCACGACCGTCGTCGTCATTGATGAGGTGGATACGGATAACTGGGGAATTGGCGGCCACAGTGTGACTGACTTGCGAAAGTCATCATAA